The following are from one region of the Escherichia sp. E4742 genome:
- the udk gene encoding uridine kinase, translating to MTDQSHQCVIIGIAGASASGKSLIASTLYRELREQVGDEHIGVIPEDCYYKDQSHLSMEERVKTNYDHPSAMDHSLLLQHLQALKRGSAIDLPVYSYVEHTRMKETVKVEPKKVIILEGILLLTDARLRDELNFSIFVDTPLDICLMRRIKRDVNERGRSMDSVMAQYQKTVRPMFLQFIEPSKQYADIIVPRGGKNRIAIDILKAKISQFFE from the coding sequence ATGACTGATCAGTCTCATCAGTGCGTCATTATCGGTATCGCAGGCGCATCGGCTTCCGGCAAGAGTCTCATTGCCAGTACCCTTTATCGTGAATTACGTGAACAAGTCGGTGATGAACACATCGGCGTTATTCCGGAAGACTGTTACTACAAAGATCAAAGCCATCTGTCGATGGAAGAACGGGTTAAAACTAATTATGACCATCCCAGCGCGATGGATCACAGCCTGCTGTTGCAACATTTGCAGGCGCTGAAACGCGGTTCGGCTATCGACCTGCCGGTTTACAGCTACGTTGAACATACGCGTATGAAAGAAACGGTGAAGGTTGAACCGAAGAAAGTCATTATTCTCGAAGGCATTTTGCTGCTGACGGATGCGCGTCTGCGCGACGAGCTGAACTTCTCGATTTTTGTGGATACACCACTGGATATCTGCCTGATGCGTCGCATTAAGCGCGATGTTAATGAGCGTGGTCGCTCGATGGATTCTGTAATGGCGCAATATCAAAAAACCGTGCGCCCGATGTTCCTGCAATTCATTGAACCGTCTAAACAGTATGCAGATATCATCGTGCCGCGCGGCGGTAAAAACCGCATCGCGATCGATATATTGAAAGCGAAAATAAGTCAGTTCTTTGAATAA